ATCGATAAAGCGGCCTACGTACTAAAAGCGGTGGCCCATCCTCTCCGAATTAAAATCATTCAAATGCTGAATGAAAATAAAGAGCTGAACGTATCAGCGATTTATAAAAACCTAAACGCTGAACAATCGCTGATTTCCCACCATCTGATCAATATGCGTGATAAGGGGATACTCGAAATCCGACGTAGTGGTAAGAACATCTACTACTTTCTGGTAGATACTGCCGTCGCTGAAATTATCGATTGTATTTACAAAAGTAAGCTTGTTTAAACACATTACCGTTAAAATAACACACCGT
This window of the Spirosoma aerolatum genome carries:
- a CDS encoding ArsR/SmtB family transcription factor, which gives rise to MATEKVLDEEKRIDKAAYVLKAVAHPLRIKIIQMLNENKELNVSAIYKNLNAEQSLISHHLINMRDKGILEIRRSGKNIYYFLVDTAVAEIIDCIYKSKLV